One Vitis vinifera cultivar Pinot Noir 40024 chromosome 8, ASM3070453v1 genomic window carries:
- the LOC100248226 gene encoding small ribosomal subunit protein uS12, protein MGKTRGMGAGRKLKSHRRRQRWADKAYKKSNLGNEWKKPFAGSSHAKGIVLEKIGIEAKQPNSAIRKCARVQLIKNGKKIAAFVPNDGCLNYIEENDEVLIAGFGRKGHAVGDIPGVRFKVVKVSGVSLLALFKEKKEKPRS, encoded by the exons GAAGACGCGTGGAATGGGAGCTGGTCGCAAGTTGAAGTCCCACCGTAGAAGGCAAAGGTGGGCTGACAAGGCATACAAGAAGTCTAACCTTGGAAATGAATGGAAGAAGCCATTTGCTGGGTCTTCTCATGCAAAAGGCATTGTTCTTGAGAAGAT TGGTATTGAGGCTAAGCAGCCAAACTCTGCTATCAGAAAGTGTGCCAGAGTTCAACTAATCAAGAATGGCAAGAAGATTGCTGCATTTGTCCCAAACGATGGTTGCTTGAACTACATCGAGGAGAAT GATGAGGTGTTGATTGCTGGATTTGGACGGAAGGGGCATGCTGTTGGAGATATTCCTGGTGTTAGGTTCAAAGTTGTGAAGGTCTCTGGTGTCTCTCTTCTGGCTCTcttcaaagagaaaaaagagaagcCAAGGTCTTAG